In a single window of the Litorilituus sediminis genome:
- the bamC gene encoding outer membrane protein assembly factor BamC, which produces MSRRVFFLSLLSLSLTACSSMNTKQANGDFDYANRAEPKPLVIPEGLDKPAQRNEYYVTDKVNHLGPVGENMDIRAPSLVLPIAASSRVVEESSISTIWFDKVLEDKDLLDYIEMVVLQKLLQDNVTHSKVEEDVEVTLSKVLEGATSLKETSIAREGVRTSIIESDWYHDEVESGWLFTEVESATSLRFRYQLVAKPHGRSVSLTVTLADFLKTDNRGGSKVMDPIDQQRAEKAMLNSIVSLVDYNYRVQQREDRLMRANQKLVSIGQNPEAEQAYIVEMNPDKLWENMPVFFEKHGFTITDLNEEKKIYFVDFVKPETSVWDVIWGEDAPVIDVSDAKYQFVLAPIDDKGQQTAVTIYNADGEPLPFETLERIFPVIEAGLSFRDVF; this is translated from the coding sequence ATGAGTCGTCGAGTATTCTTTTTATCATTGTTATCTTTATCGCTAACAGCGTGTAGTTCAATGAATACCAAGCAAGCCAATGGAGATTTTGATTACGCAAATAGGGCTGAGCCTAAGCCATTAGTTATCCCTGAAGGGTTAGACAAACCAGCACAGCGTAATGAATATTATGTAACCGATAAAGTAAACCATTTAGGCCCAGTTGGTGAGAATATGGATATTCGCGCGCCATCGTTAGTTTTACCCATTGCGGCATCATCTCGAGTTGTTGAAGAATCGAGCATTTCGACCATTTGGTTTGATAAAGTGCTGGAAGATAAAGACTTATTAGATTATATCGAAATGGTGGTTTTGCAAAAACTATTACAAGATAATGTAACTCATAGCAAGGTTGAAGAAGATGTTGAAGTCACCTTAAGTAAAGTACTTGAAGGTGCAACCAGTTTAAAAGAAACCTCTATTGCCCGCGAAGGTGTACGTACATCAATAATTGAGTCTGATTGGTATCATGATGAAGTTGAGTCTGGTTGGTTATTTACCGAAGTAGAGTCAGCCACTAGTTTACGTTTTCGTTATCAATTAGTGGCTAAGCCACATGGTCGCAGTGTTTCATTAACAGTGACTTTAGCTGACTTTTTGAAAACCGATAATCGTGGTGGCAGTAAAGTGATGGATCCAATCGATCAACAACGTGCTGAAAAAGCCATGTTAAACTCTATTGTTTCATTAGTTGATTACAATTACCGCGTACAGCAGCGTGAAGATCGCTTAATGCGTGCTAACCAAAAATTAGTTTCTATCGGGCAAAACCCTGAAGCTGAGCAGGCTTATATTGTTGAAATGAACCCTGATAAGCTCTGGGAAAATATGCCGGTATTCTTTGAGAAGCACGGTTTTACTATTACCGACTTAAATGAAGAAAAGAAAATCTATTTTGTTGATTTTGTTAAGCCTGAAACCAGTGTTTGGGATGTAATTTGGGGAGAGGACGCACCTGTTATTGATGTTAGCGATGCTAAATATCAATTCGTACTTGCACCAATTGACGATAAGGGACAACAAACAGCGGTCACTATTTATAATGCTGATGGTGAGCCGCTACCGTTTGAAACCTTAGAACGTATATTCCCAGTGATTGAGGCAGGTTTGTCATTTAGGGATGTCTTTTAA
- a CDS encoding glycine cleavage system protein R codes for MSQYLVLTAMGADRTGCVSELTKLASECECNILDSRMAIFGSEFTFIMLLNGDARAINKIEGRIPAVAHSLDLITMMKRTTGHRTFDLVHHYQADYAGIDQPGILKAMTAFFATRKIDISSLKSEIDPENNHMKASILFALTDKISFDDLEHDFLELCQQTDVQGCIKKATANLL; via the coding sequence ATGTCACAATATTTAGTGCTAACAGCAATGGGAGCAGACCGTACAGGTTGTGTTAGCGAATTAACTAAATTAGCAAGTGAATGCGAATGTAATATTTTAGACAGCAGAATGGCAATTTTTGGCTCAGAATTCACCTTTATCATGTTACTTAATGGTGATGCCAGAGCTATTAATAAAATAGAAGGCAGAATTCCTGCTGTAGCCCATAGCTTAGATTTAATTACTATGATGAAGCGAACCACAGGTCATAGAACCTTTGATTTAGTTCATCACTACCAAGCAGATTACGCAGGGATAGATCAACCAGGTATATTAAAAGCCATGACCGCTTTTTTTGCCACAAGAAAAATCGATATCTCTTCATTAAAATCAGAAATTGATCCTGAAAACAATCATATGAAAGCGAGCATTTTATTTGCCTTAACTGACAAAATCAGTTTCGACGACCTTGAGCATGATTTTCTTGAACTTTGTCAGCAAACAGATGTACAAGGTTGTATTAAAAAAGCCACAGCCAACCTATTATAA
- a CDS encoding IS3 family transposase (programmed frameshift), translating into MTQRRKPRKYTDEFREEAVKLVTEQGYSVTEAANSLGITTKLLYNWKDKFAKQASGETLSKDERAELVKLRKENKRLLMEREILKKGQRLLCERNEVKFEYIKEQQWRFPISALCNVLKVSRSAYYAWLKRPAKIITPDELRLYRRIKRLFDDSRSSAGARTLMKLLRKEGFNIGIFRVKSLMKLLSLQVKQRVAYKVTTMRKHSHAIADNLLKRKFNPASANQTWAGDITYLRTHQGWMYLAVVMDLHSRRIIGWALSKRMTVDLTMRAMQMAINLRQPKAGLIFHSDRGSQYTSKRYRAQLWANRITPSMSGCGACLDNAVVERFFGSLKNEWLLNVYHLTRESMKIDVEKYIKYYNSVRLHTTLNDMSPIEFESVRRKCAA; encoded by the exons ATGACGCAAAGAAGAAAACCAAGAAAATATACAGATGAGTTCAGAGAAGAAGCTGTAAAGCTCGTTACAGAACAAGGTTATAGCGTAACCGAAGCTGCTAACTCGTTAGGCATTACAACGAAGCTGCTTTATAATTGGAAAGATAAATTTGCTAAGCAAGCTTCAGGCGAAACATTAAGTAAAGATGAAAGAGCTGAGCTGGTTAAGCTTAGAAAAGAAAACAAACGCTTGCTAATGGAGCGTGAAATCCTAAAAAAAG GCCAGCGCCTTCTTTGCGAAAGAAATGAAGTAAAGTTCGAATATATTAAAGAGCAGCAATGGCGCTTTCCAATCAGTGCGCTATGTAATGTTTTAAAAGTGAGTCGCTCAGCCTATTACGCTTGGCTTAAGCGGCCAGCTAAAATCATCACACCAGATGAGCTAAGACTATATCGTCGTATAAAGCGACTATTTGATGATAGCCGAAGCAGTGCTGGTGCCAGAACCTTGATGAAGCTGCTACGCAAAGAAGGTTTTAATATTGGAATTTTCCGAGTAAAAAGTTTGATGAAGTTACTCAGCTTACAAGTAAAACAACGAGTAGCTTACAAAGTGACGACCATGCGAAAGCATAGTCATGCTATTGCAGATAATTTGCTTAAGCGTAAGTTTAATCCAGCTAGCGCTAACCAAACGTGGGCTGGTGATATTACTTACTTGAGAACTCACCAAGGCTGGATGTATCTAGCTGTAGTAATGGATTTACATTCTCGCCGTATTATTGGTTGGGCTTTAAGTAAGCGTATGACCGTTGATTTAACAATGAGAGCTATGCAGATGGCAATTAACCTACGCCAACCCAAAGCAGGCTTAATATTCCATAGCGATAGAGGTTCACAATATACCAGCAAGCGCTATCGAGCTCAGCTATGGGCTAATCGAATTACACCATCCATGAGTGGTTGTGGGGCTTGCTTAGATAATGCTGTAGTTGAAAGGTTCTTCGGAAGCTTGAAAAATGAATGGCTATTAAATGTTTATCACTTAACAAGAGAAAGCATGAAAATCGATGTTGAAAAATACATCAAATACTATAACTCAGTTCGATTACATACGACCTTAAACGATATGTCGCCAATCGAGTTTGAAAGTGTAAGGAGAAAGTGTGCGGCCTAG
- a CDS encoding bacterioferritin comigratory protein — protein MTQRTRKKLIDALDRLIRGEPEHRELREKARIGKLKINYSTVEQEAVLSAGALRNHKDIKKVIKSRSMGLAVDQSPTAESELDLLQEQLKEQKKKTTQANKLKDKHFKQSKNHQKALQVQAAKHIRIVQRLMDMIPFEEREKAMDKVVTARPDNIIEGKFR, from the coding sequence GTGACACAAAGAACCAGAAAGAAACTTATCGATGCGTTAGATAGACTAATCCGAGGTGAACCAGAACACCGTGAACTTAGAGAAAAGGCTAGAATAGGTAAGCTAAAAATCAATTACAGTACTGTGGAACAAGAAGCAGTCCTATCTGCTGGAGCACTTCGTAATCACAAAGATATAAAAAAAGTGATAAAAAGTCGGTCTATGGGCTTAGCGGTAGATCAGAGTCCTACAGCAGAGTCGGAACTTGATTTATTGCAAGAGCAGCTGAAAGAACAAAAGAAAAAGACTACTCAAGCTAACAAATTAAAAGATAAACACTTTAAACAATCCAAAAATCACCAAAAGGCTCTTCAAGTTCAGGCAGCTAAACATATCAGAATAGTACAACGTTTAATGGATATGATACCATTTGAAGAGCGTGAAAAGGCAATGGATAAGGTGGTTACTGCTAGGCCTGATAATATAATCGAAGGCAAGTTTAGATAA
- the bcp gene encoding thioredoxin-dependent thiol peroxidase, whose protein sequence is MTIEVGQVAPDFTLLDQNSNPVTLSELKGKKALVYFYPRASTPGCTVQAQGLRDSKAELDALNVIVLGISPDTPKKLTNFTNKQELNFTLLADEDHAVCEKYHVWQLKKFMGRENMGVVRTSFLVDEQGNIEHIFNKFKTKDHHEVVLDYLKSK, encoded by the coding sequence ATGACAATTGAAGTTGGTCAAGTAGCACCTGACTTTACGCTGTTAGACCAAAACAGCAACCCTGTAACATTATCTGAGTTAAAGGGAAAAAAGGCTTTAGTTTATTTTTACCCTCGTGCTAGTACTCCAGGCTGCACGGTACAAGCACAAGGTCTGCGTGACTCTAAGGCTGAATTGGATGCACTCAATGTTATTGTACTTGGTATTAGCCCAGATACACCAAAGAAGCTGACGAACTTTACCAACAAGCAAGAACTTAATTTCACCCTACTTGCAGATGAAGACCATGCTGTTTGTGAAAAATACCATGTATGGCAATTAAAAAAATTCATGGGTAGAGAAAACATGGGTGTAGTTAGAACCAGCTTTCTTGTTGATGAACAAGGCAATATTGAACATATTTTCAACAAATTTAAAACAAAAGATCACCACGAAGTAGTACTTGATTACTTGAAAAGTAAATAG
- a CDS encoding nuclease domain-containing protein: MELPGNIFEARYVRITWQDKSSALNIKTSKDSIEIIHGSETDFELEATAFSKVDIGVTGQLAFSVVDERITEPLCFDKPNGDRSQLIPVIDNETKRTWWVEGEIWFKGSRESKRKDKRWESEIFRSAGKVKLRVGKYSCSIKIRSHSFTYDQLENYLQDFKNELWYLILHETSYISAPVKEKQTRILDDSALDYFHRYIAFVEKILENPKLELRESQEQKNFRQVKPTPRTFMEIASSGFKTKLTSRAYKPSYNVPENQYVLFTANRLYNLLSNLGKVSSYVSKSLDEKVKAQEERLLNFSDNIKINRQAVESDYKELKEAVRQEQHMINVALAEQTEIDVYPDDSQYFDCELTLGSKLQSSGNPTFFLKSGLQPLIKPDYYLLSFDHAFTPLLKEWNTYRFKGKVSYKIYNKNDKKTHKISFLMINDLELINSKSEEKLNNLVRQAKKLKANNWLRPISASEKADQEQEKKEITAVIESARGAMTRNDTLSLKLSPTLKRLQKVLKKLQGLNIKQSSVFPNSMSFIQNPNYHGVHKLYKEIQTLSGIDENLFKGLEEAEDIGILNTSLIYERWCLLQIIKVLIDKFRFVPEQQWKKKLLAQIINAEPSKVRNVQIKFENSNTYRQISLWYEKELPLNEGQNTPRRADYVIDVHSYFTVQHPKNKRMVLDAKFYENINAMGGISEVVNNLYNFKNYSELGNNQVFILHPSLGAVPEIKTSQGWAENNYLGETRLFDWDEHYPNHRYGALLLSPIQSKGNYLDSLQMSLGMFLQYGVEDNYLSIENFNEWVIQQPGIHSNHGINPMPKEKLFCVVCGSTEHEYQVKPTPRGIKWICHCIDCKHQTFINYCGSCGNRIFKHGKSWSYHATQSMQPYNIKCPSCGEIALERK; encoded by the coding sequence ATGGAATTACCTGGAAATATATTTGAGGCTAGATATGTCAGGATAACTTGGCAGGATAAGTCATCCGCTTTAAATATAAAAACATCAAAGGATAGTATTGAGATTATTCATGGAAGTGAAACAGATTTTGAGTTAGAAGCCACTGCTTTTAGTAAGGTAGACATAGGAGTTACAGGCCAACTAGCGTTTAGTGTGGTTGATGAAAGAATTACTGAACCTTTATGCTTTGATAAACCTAATGGCGATAGATCACAATTAATTCCTGTTATTGATAATGAAACAAAGCGTACATGGTGGGTAGAAGGTGAGATTTGGTTTAAAGGAAGTAGAGAAAGCAAGCGCAAAGACAAACGGTGGGAGTCAGAAATATTCAGAAGCGCAGGGAAGGTAAAATTAAGAGTTGGCAAATATAGCTGTTCAATTAAAATTCGCTCTCATAGCTTTACATATGATCAATTAGAAAACTATTTACAAGATTTTAAGAATGAGCTTTGGTACTTAATCCTTCATGAAACCAGTTACATATCCGCCCCAGTCAAGGAAAAACAAACTAGAATTTTAGATGATTCAGCACTTGATTACTTTCACCGTTACATTGCTTTTGTAGAAAAAATTCTAGAAAACCCTAAGCTAGAATTGCGAGAGAGCCAAGAGCAAAAGAATTTTCGTCAGGTAAAACCTACACCACGTACTTTTATGGAAATTGCTTCAAGTGGCTTTAAGACAAAACTCACAAGTAGAGCATACAAACCATCATACAATGTACCTGAAAACCAGTACGTCTTATTTACAGCTAATCGTTTGTATAATTTACTCTCGAATCTAGGAAAAGTATCGTCCTATGTATCAAAATCCCTGGATGAAAAAGTAAAAGCACAAGAAGAAAGGCTCCTTAATTTTAGTGACAACATAAAAATTAACAGACAGGCTGTAGAGTCTGATTATAAAGAGCTCAAAGAAGCTGTGCGGCAAGAACAGCACATGATTAATGTGGCACTGGCCGAGCAAACAGAAATTGATGTTTACCCAGATGACTCTCAATATTTTGATTGTGAATTAACTTTAGGATCTAAACTTCAATCTAGTGGTAACCCAACATTCTTTTTAAAGTCAGGTTTACAGCCGCTTATTAAACCTGATTATTATTTACTCTCATTTGATCATGCCTTTACACCTTTGTTGAAAGAATGGAATACATACAGGTTCAAAGGTAAAGTTTCTTATAAAATTTATAATAAAAACGATAAAAAGACCCATAAAATTTCTTTTCTGATGATTAACGACCTTGAGTTGATTAACTCTAAGAGCGAAGAAAAGCTTAACAATCTAGTGAGACAAGCTAAAAAGTTAAAAGCAAATAATTGGCTTCGCCCTATAAGTGCAAGTGAAAAAGCAGATCAGGAGCAGGAAAAAAAGGAGATTACAGCAGTAATTGAATCTGCTCGTGGTGCAATGACACGAAATGATACTTTGTCTTTGAAATTGTCGCCAACATTAAAGCGGTTGCAGAAGGTTCTTAAAAAGCTACAAGGTTTAAATATCAAACAAAGTAGCGTATTCCCTAATTCAATGTCTTTCATTCAAAACCCTAATTATCATGGAGTTCATAAACTTTACAAAGAAATTCAAACGTTGTCGGGCATAGATGAAAACTTATTTAAGGGACTGGAAGAAGCTGAAGATATTGGCATATTAAATACATCACTGATATATGAAAGGTGGTGTTTACTGCAAATCATTAAAGTGTTGATAGATAAGTTCCGGTTTGTACCAGAACAACAATGGAAAAAGAAACTTTTAGCTCAAATCATAAATGCTGAGCCAAGTAAAGTTAGAAATGTTCAGATAAAATTCGAAAATAGTAATACATATCGCCAAATTTCTTTGTGGTATGAAAAGGAATTACCTTTAAATGAAGGACAAAATACACCAAGAAGAGCTGACTATGTAATAGATGTTCATAGTTATTTTACGGTTCAACATCCCAAGAATAAAAGAATGGTTTTAGACGCCAAGTTCTATGAAAATATAAATGCGATGGGAGGGATATCTGAAGTTGTAAATAACTTATACAATTTTAAAAATTATTCTGAGTTAGGAAACAATCAAGTATTTATTTTACACCCGTCATTAGGAGCTGTTCCTGAAATTAAAACATCTCAAGGGTGGGCTGAAAATAACTACCTAGGTGAAACTCGTTTATTCGACTGGGATGAACACTACCCCAATCATCGTTATGGAGCTTTACTATTATCTCCAATCCAAAGTAAAGGTAATTATTTAGATAGCTTACAAATGTCCTTAGGTATGTTCTTACAATATGGTGTCGAGGATAATTACCTATCTATAGAAAATTTCAACGAATGGGTAATACAACAGCCAGGAATACATAGCAATCATGGTATTAACCCTATGCCTAAAGAAAAGCTATTTTGCGTTGTATGTGGTAGTACTGAACATGAATATCAGGTTAAACCAACACCACGAGGAATCAAGTGGATATGCCATTGTATTGATTGTAAGCATCAAACATTTATCAATTACTGTGGTTCTTGTGGAAATAGGATTTTTAAACATGGTAAAAGTTGGTCTTATCATGCAACTCAATCAATGCAACCTTATAATATCAAGTGTCCTAGCTGTGGCGAAATAGCATTAGAGAGAAAATAA
- a CDS encoding McrB family protein encodes MNRCIDELQDFNDNDLLSYLKNDWDINTHDEIEVIGELKRIIGKNNRPSLVLKSVKGLNGEALEYPISDLHYKETLLQRGLSVAGYVDINDDINLLLDKTNTAIVKTRLELASPSERLKNKNPLLLETEYKNVQLLKQIDNKDIALDKEGNALIEKTIYNQLYQINKAKFEPEILVEIESEKERLSREIKESHEQKKLEIEEAILKLEQNLNSLTVEEETVKGSLRSIEGKVATTSKKLQEQDKSLSQAIQKSKVKKTELLNEIQIIKEQLKAEKENHMKMLEKLNAFVKSQADTLLGLEFIDENIYSQIVMEPQNDDRRDSLLSFNDDFKGNYKTATAHIQAYLYNKDIMYPRHILENYFALLQTNDLIILAGESGSGKTNLVKSFAEAVGGVSKIVPVKPNWTSSEDLLGYYNPLEKKYLSTPFLEALLEASQNPDVPYFICLDEMNLARVEYYFADFLSLLEERDGSPEIHLYADDESSHVLSEFKHVLEIIDEVKSKYKKGNIINFVELLKDEDINQELKRIFGFSDKDSLIKYHSDLRRMISGVISIPSSIVFPQNVRIIGAINIDETTHYLSPKILDRAHIVKFDSPLLFDWAQIESEISTKHDANKAIKFEAHEFDDRNKYPRFDRENEFCLTLAGLTKSFFTPMGVEVGLRTIRQGLNYQNKLGEFSDNADLFINNFFLQKILPKLTFDGNKMYGDKELKDLLLQLQAQLHPHIIKSRVISSDGIDALEEFEILVGKAKINDWIVNYWA; translated from the coding sequence ATGAATCGCTGTATAGATGAGTTACAAGACTTCAATGATAATGATCTTTTATCATATCTTAAAAATGATTGGGATATTAACACTCACGATGAAATTGAAGTTATAGGTGAGTTAAAGCGGATTATTGGAAAAAATAATAGACCCTCCCTAGTTTTAAAAAGTGTGAAAGGACTAAATGGTGAGGCGTTAGAATACCCCATTAGCGACTTACATTACAAAGAAACTCTTTTACAAAGAGGGCTTTCTGTTGCCGGCTATGTTGATATCAATGATGACATCAACTTACTGCTTGATAAAACAAACACAGCTATTGTAAAAACCCGCTTAGAGCTAGCTTCACCATCCGAAAGGTTAAAGAACAAAAATCCACTTTTATTAGAAACCGAATACAAAAATGTACAGCTTTTAAAACAGATCGACAATAAAGACATTGCGCTGGATAAGGAAGGCAATGCCTTAATTGAAAAAACGATATATAACCAGCTTTATCAGATAAATAAAGCAAAGTTTGAACCTGAAATATTAGTAGAAATAGAATCAGAAAAAGAAAGGTTATCTAGAGAAATAAAAGAGAGTCATGAGCAAAAAAAGTTAGAAATTGAAGAAGCTATTTTAAAACTTGAACAAAACCTTAACAGCCTTACTGTTGAAGAGGAAACAGTTAAAGGTAGCTTAAGGTCTATTGAAGGGAAAGTAGCCACTACGAGTAAAAAGCTACAAGAGCAAGATAAAAGCTTAAGTCAGGCAATTCAAAAATCTAAAGTTAAAAAGACAGAGTTACTTAATGAAATACAAATTATCAAAGAGCAGTTAAAGGCAGAGAAGGAAAATCATATGAAGATGCTTGAAAAGTTAAATGCCTTTGTAAAATCTCAGGCAGATACATTATTAGGCCTAGAGTTTATAGATGAAAATATTTATAGCCAAATAGTTATGGAGCCCCAAAATGACGACAGGAGGGATTCTTTATTAAGCTTTAATGATGACTTTAAAGGCAATTACAAAACTGCTACGGCTCATATTCAAGCCTACCTCTATAACAAAGACATAATGTACCCCCGTCATATATTGGAGAATTATTTTGCGCTGCTACAGACTAATGACTTAATTATTCTTGCTGGTGAATCTGGTTCAGGTAAAACTAATTTAGTTAAATCTTTTGCCGAAGCGGTTGGTGGTGTATCTAAAATAGTACCTGTAAAACCTAACTGGACAAGTTCTGAGGATTTATTGGGGTATTACAATCCATTAGAGAAAAAATACTTATCAACGCCATTCTTAGAAGCGTTACTAGAAGCTTCACAAAATCCAGATGTTCCATATTTTATTTGTTTAGATGAAATGAATTTGGCTCGGGTAGAGTATTATTTTGCTGACTTTTTATCCTTATTAGAAGAAAGAGACGGCTCGCCTGAAATTCACCTCTATGCAGATGATGAATCTTCACACGTGTTGTCAGAGTTTAAGCACGTATTAGAAATCATTGATGAAGTTAAGTCGAAATACAAAAAGGGGAACATAATAAATTTTGTTGAATTACTCAAAGATGAAGATATAAACCAAGAGCTTAAACGTATATTTGGTTTTAGTGATAAAGACTCTTTAATTAAATATCACTCTGATTTAAGGCGAATGATTAGCGGTGTTATTAGTATTCCTTCATCTATAGTATTTCCTCAGAATGTTAGAATTATTGGCGCAATAAATATTGATGAAACAACGCATTACTTATCACCTAAAATTTTAGACAGAGCACATATCGTGAAATTTGATAGCCCGCTGTTATTTGATTGGGCTCAAATTGAATCAGAGATAAGTACTAAGCATGATGCTAACAAAGCTATTAAGTTTGAAGCACATGAATTTGATGACCGAAATAAGTACCCTCGCTTTGATAGAGAAAACGAGTTTTGCTTAACGCTAGCCGGATTAACTAAATCATTTTTTACTCCTATGGGAGTAGAAGTTGGTCTTCGAACGATAAGACAAGGCTTAAATTACCAAAATAAACTGGGAGAGTTTTCTGATAATGCCGACTTGTTTATTAACAACTTTTTTCTTCAAAAAATCTTGCCTAAGTTAACGTTTGATGGGAATAAAATGTATGGTGATAAAGAGTTAAAAGACCTATTACTTCAGTTGCAAGCTCAACTGCATCCACACATTATAAAGAGTAGAGTGATTTCGTCAGACGGAATCGATGCTTTAGAAGAATTTGAGATACTGGTTGGTAAAGCAAAAATTAACGATTGGATTGTTAATTACTGGGCTTAA